In Desulfosediminicola ganghwensis, a single window of DNA contains:
- a CDS encoding CTP synthase: protein MKTTQNTKRTKFIFVTGGVLSSLGKGLASAALGALLESRGLTVTFQKLDPYINVDPGTMNPFQHGEVYVTNDGAETDLDMGHYERYTNAVMAQMNNYTSGRIYHSVISKERRGEYLGGTVQVIPHITDEIKAAVLQLDGSVDVAIIEIGGTVGDIEGLPFIEAIRQLRGDLGREYSLYVHLTLVPYIKTAGEVKTKPTQHSVRELRADGIQPDVLICRTEVPLDESLKAKIALFCNIDKDAVITAIDCDTIYELPINLHREGLDNKILELLNVWTGQPNIKPWEALVHTIKNPKDSVTIAITGKYVDLTESYKSLHEALVHGGLANGIKVDLRYISAEDLEVNDPAEMFEGCDGILVPGGFGKRGAEGKINAITYARENKIPFFGICLGMQLATIEYARNVAGITAANSTELSPETPDPVIYLIKEWFDYRTQKTQVRDETSDMGGTLRLGAYPCVLKEESFAHAAYGAKEIFERHRHRFEFNNEYRDVLEEKGLSISGASPDNNLVEIVEISDHPWFLGCQFHPEFQSKPMKPHPLFKDFISAALAKKKSC, encoded by the coding sequence ATGAAAACGACACAAAATACTAAACGGACCAAGTTCATTTTCGTCACCGGCGGTGTACTCTCCTCCCTGGGCAAAGGCTTAGCCTCTGCTGCCCTCGGAGCATTACTCGAAAGCCGTGGCCTTACAGTAACCTTTCAAAAACTCGACCCTTACATAAATGTCGATCCGGGTACCATGAACCCGTTCCAGCATGGTGAGGTTTATGTAACCAACGATGGTGCAGAGACCGACCTCGACATGGGGCATTACGAGCGCTACACCAATGCTGTCATGGCGCAGATGAATAATTACACTTCCGGGCGTATTTATCACTCTGTCATCTCTAAAGAGCGTCGCGGTGAATATCTTGGCGGCACCGTCCAGGTTATTCCGCACATCACAGACGAAATCAAGGCAGCGGTACTGCAGCTTGATGGCAGCGTCGACGTTGCAATTATCGAAATCGGCGGCACCGTAGGCGATATCGAGGGATTGCCGTTTATCGAGGCAATCCGTCAGCTGCGTGGTGATCTCGGCAGAGAATACTCTCTGTACGTGCACCTCACCCTCGTTCCCTACATCAAAACCGCCGGTGAGGTAAAAACCAAACCTACCCAGCACTCGGTTCGTGAGCTGCGGGCAGACGGCATCCAGCCGGATGTACTCATCTGCCGCACCGAAGTTCCTCTTGATGAGAGTTTAAAGGCAAAAATCGCACTGTTCTGCAACATTGATAAAGATGCTGTTATCACGGCAATAGACTGCGATACCATCTACGAGTTGCCGATCAACCTGCATCGCGAGGGGCTGGATAACAAGATTCTTGAACTCCTCAATGTCTGGACTGGCCAGCCCAACATCAAGCCCTGGGAAGCCCTGGTTCACACCATCAAAAACCCGAAAGACAGCGTAACCATCGCCATTACCGGCAAGTATGTCGATCTGACAGAGTCGTATAAGAGTCTGCATGAGGCGCTTGTTCACGGTGGTCTTGCCAATGGTATCAAGGTTGACCTGCGCTACATCAGCGCTGAAGATCTCGAAGTGAATGATCCGGCAGAAATGTTTGAGGGATGCGATGGTATTCTCGTTCCGGGTGGCTTCGGCAAACGTGGCGCAGAAGGAAAAATCAACGCCATCACCTATGCCCGTGAGAACAAGATCCCATTTTTTGGAATCTGCCTCGGTATGCAGCTCGCCACCATCGAGTATGCCAGAAATGTAGCTGGTATTACCGCTGCAAACTCCACCGAACTCTCCCCGGAGACTCCGGATCCCGTCATTTACCTGATTAAAGAGTGGTTCGACTACAGGACCCAGAAAACCCAGGTGAGGGACGAAACTTCAGACATGGGCGGTACCCTTCGCCTTGGAGCGTATCCATGTGTGCTCAAGGAAGAGAGCTTTGCCCATGCCGCATACGGGGCTAAGGAAATCTTCGAACGCCACAGACACCGCTTTGAGTTTAACAACGAGTATCGGGATGTGCTCGAGGAAAAAGGACTGAGCATTTCAGGTGCGTCGCCAGACAATAACCTGGTTGAGATCGTTGAGATAAGCGATCACCCCTGGTTCCTTGGTTGCCAATTCCATCCGGAGTTCCAATCTAAACCAATGAAGCCGCACCCGCTGTTCAAGGATTTCATCAGCGCAGCACTGGCCAAGAAAAAGAGTTGCTAA
- the kdsA gene encoding 3-deoxy-8-phosphooctulonate synthase: MINVNSVTVSGPTGEDFLVGDDQPLMLIGGPCALESEELAREVASTMKEMCSRLGLNFVFKASFDKANRTSITSYRGPGLENGLEILGRIREDLQVPVISDIHEVHQVEPAAEVLDIIQIPAFLCRQTDLLAAAAKSGKPVNVKKGQFVSPWDMKNVVNKLRESGSEKVMLVERGASFGYNNLVVDMRSLPVMRSLGCPVVFDATHSVQLPGGAGGSSGGQREFIAPLTRAAIAAGIDGLFMEIHPEPEKALCDGPNSIPLAEMEDLLRQLVKIRQAVTTS; encoded by the coding sequence ATGATAAATGTCAATTCTGTGACCGTTTCCGGTCCCACCGGCGAAGATTTCCTCGTCGGTGATGACCAACCCCTGATGCTGATCGGCGGCCCCTGTGCCCTGGAATCCGAAGAGCTCGCCAGGGAAGTTGCCTCCACCATGAAGGAGATGTGTTCACGCCTCGGCCTTAACTTCGTGTTCAAGGCTTCATTCGATAAGGCGAACCGAACCTCCATCACCTCCTACCGTGGGCCTGGTCTGGAGAACGGTCTGGAGATTCTCGGCAGAATCCGTGAAGACCTGCAGGTGCCCGTAATCTCTGATATCCATGAGGTACACCAAGTCGAACCCGCCGCAGAGGTTCTCGATATCATCCAGATTCCGGCTTTCCTTTGTCGCCAGACAGATCTCCTGGCTGCAGCCGCCAAAAGCGGTAAGCCGGTCAACGTCAAGAAGGGGCAGTTCGTTTCGCCCTGGGATATGAAAAACGTAGTCAATAAGTTACGTGAATCTGGAAGTGAGAAGGTGATGCTGGTCGAGCGCGGGGCAAGCTTTGGTTACAATAACCTGGTTGTCGATATGCGCTCCCTGCCGGTAATGCGCTCACTTGGCTGCCCGGTGGTCTTTGACGCGACGCACTCCGTGCAACTTCCAGGTGGTGCCGGTGGTTCTTCCGGCGGACAACGTGAGTTCATTGCCCCCCTGACCAGGGCTGCAATTGCCGCCGGTATTGACGGGCTCTTTATGGAGATCCACCCAGAGCCTGAAAAGGCGCTCTGCGATGGTCCGAACTCAATCCCTCTGGCAGAGATGGAAGACCTGTTACGCCAACTGGTAAAAATTCGCCAGGCGGTGACCACCAGTTAG
- a CDS encoding KdsC family phosphatase yields the protein MAELHYKKAVQPFSHTRKKFTFPMTESCTPQPPGAYPSDCEVMDGYRKMARERELNSLSGIDPLVLEKAKNIKLLLLDVDGVLTDAALLYTSNGEECKAYNTQDGFGISLLHQAGLETGIITARKSAMVERRANELNITHIYQGARKKNEAFKEILKSTGIKPFEVAYMGDDWLDLILLQQVGLAVTPANGADELKSVVHYITSRPGGHGAVRDCCDLILKARGDHQKLLRQYTLG from the coding sequence ATGGCTGAACTGCACTATAAGAAAGCGGTTCAGCCTTTTTCGCATACAAGGAAAAAATTTACATTCCCCATGACAGAGTCCTGTACCCCACAACCGCCGGGAGCATATCCATCAGACTGTGAAGTCATGGATGGGTACCGCAAGATGGCCCGCGAACGAGAATTGAACTCCCTCTCAGGTATTGATCCCCTCGTTCTTGAAAAAGCGAAAAACATCAAATTGCTGTTGCTTGATGTCGATGGTGTTCTTACCGACGCCGCTCTACTCTACACCAGCAACGGTGAAGAATGTAAAGCATACAATACCCAGGACGGCTTTGGAATTTCCCTGCTGCACCAGGCGGGACTCGAAACAGGTATTATCACTGCGAGAAAATCAGCCATGGTCGAACGTCGGGCAAATGAGCTTAACATCACCCATATCTACCAGGGCGCCAGAAAGAAAAACGAGGCGTTCAAGGAGATTCTGAAAAGCACAGGCATCAAACCCTTTGAAGTCGCTTACATGGGAGATGACTGGCTCGATCTCATATTGCTGCAGCAGGTGGGGCTGGCCGTAACCCCGGCCAATGGTGCCGATGAACTCAAGAGTGTGGTACACTACATCACATCACGCCCCGGCGGCCACGGTGCTGTTCGTGACTGCTGTGATCTCATCCTTAAAGCGCGCGGCGATCACCAGAAACTGCTCAGACAATACACTTTGGGATGA
- the lptC gene encoding LPS export ABC transporter periplasmic protein LptC — MIKRRNLIWLVPLALIFSFPAWKIPVGNFLTPRGGADSESIPGKEQSQNFNMEQVKIVQSKNGRITAEIRAVSAFTTEKTGEYMLDKVDADIFNESGDITNVVAKRGIFDGQSEVLTLMDDVVITKQKDDQNLYTDLFYYNDKDQTVHCPGPTRIEGEGIQVDGTSFDYDMAEGYYEMEGRVLCLIEGSISS, encoded by the coding sequence ATGATCAAACGACGAAACCTCATCTGGCTTGTACCCCTGGCACTGATATTCTCTTTTCCGGCCTGGAAAATACCGGTGGGCAACTTTCTCACGCCTCGCGGCGGTGCAGACTCCGAGTCGATACCCGGTAAAGAGCAGTCCCAGAATTTCAACATGGAGCAGGTCAAAATCGTCCAGAGCAAAAACGGCAGGATTACCGCTGAGATCCGTGCAGTATCTGCATTTACAACGGAAAAGACCGGCGAATATATGCTGGACAAGGTCGATGCGGATATCTTCAATGAGTCTGGAGATATTACCAATGTCGTCGCCAAAAGAGGTATCTTTGACGGCCAGAGTGAAGTGCTCACCCTGATGGACGATGTGGTCATAACCAAGCAGAAGGATGACCAGAACCTCTACACAGACCTGTTTTATTACAACGACAAGGATCAGACAGTTCATTGCCCCGGCCCCACCCGGATAGAGGGTGAGGGTATCCAGGTAGATGGTACATCCTTCGATTATGATATGGCCGAAGGGTACTACGAAATGGAAGGTCGGGTACTCTGCCTGATTGAAGGCTCTATTTCTTCGTGA
- the tsaA gene encoding tRNA (N6-threonylcarbamoyladenosine(37)-N6)-methyltransferase TrmO codes for MSSYNVEPIGVIHSCYSEKFGVPRQPRLVTAAKGILHFYPDFGRPEMFNQLDKFTHIWIIFLFHETVAEGWKPTARPPRLGGQKRVGVYASRSPHRPNHIGMSAVRLEKIVKDDGPVRLELSGVDLLDGTPVLDIKPYVPYSDVVDEAGCGYTFDPIPKVELRIAQQVEDFCRQYQHETGRELRELIVQTLQYDPRPASQRAAVREFGVLLWDVNVRWRATGNGFEVFSCEQAGACG; via the coding sequence ATGTCTTCATACAATGTCGAACCAATTGGTGTAATACACTCTTGCTACTCCGAAAAATTCGGGGTACCCAGGCAGCCCCGGCTGGTGACGGCCGCCAAAGGTATTTTGCATTTTTATCCTGATTTTGGGCGACCCGAGATGTTCAATCAGTTGGATAAGTTCACTCATATCTGGATCATTTTTCTCTTTCACGAAACGGTGGCAGAGGGTTGGAAGCCCACAGCAAGGCCTCCTCGCCTGGGGGGACAGAAGCGGGTTGGCGTTTATGCAAGCCGAAGCCCCCACAGGCCCAATCACATCGGCATGTCTGCGGTTCGTCTTGAAAAGATAGTGAAGGATGACGGGCCGGTCAGGCTTGAGCTTTCCGGGGTTGATCTGCTCGATGGTACGCCGGTACTGGATATCAAGCCATACGTACCATACTCAGATGTGGTCGATGAGGCTGGTTGTGGTTACACATTTGATCCCATCCCGAAGGTTGAACTGCGAATAGCTCAGCAGGTGGAGGATTTTTGTCGACAATATCAGCATGAGACCGGCCGGGAATTGCGGGAACTTATTGTTCAGACTCTGCAATATGATCCGAGGCCCGCAAGCCAGCGTGCAGCGGTGCGGGAGTTTGGGGTGCTGCTCTGGGACGTGAATGTTCGCTGGCGCGCAACAGGGAATGGTTTTGAGGTTTTCAGCTGTGAGCAGGCCGGGGCTTGTGGTTGA